Proteins encoded together in one Hevea brasiliensis isolate MT/VB/25A 57/8 chromosome 16, ASM3005281v1, whole genome shotgun sequence window:
- the LOC110634187 gene encoding zinc-finger homeodomain protein 2: MDFDDHEDQEEDMGLAVPAGFDTISNSSRPKMGPAGGEGALTTAATAATTNMRKSGSSVRYRECLKNHAVNIGGHAVDGCGEFMAAGEEGSLDALKCAACNCHRNFHRKEIDGGEGIYHHQQHHPQFSPFYRAPPPAGYLHFTPPPQHRRLALPAASGGGAGGAIIGSGYSREEEDVSNPSSSGGGGGGGGAASGSSKKRFRTKFTQEQKDKMLDFSERLGWSIQKHDEAAVEQFCAENGVKRHVLKVWMHNNKHTLGWMVMKMRTL; this comes from the exons ATGGATTTTGATGATCACGAAGACCAAGAAGAAGACATGGGCTTGGCGGTGCCTGCAGGTTTTGACACGATTAGCAACTCATCTCGGCCAAAAATGGGCCCAGCCGGTGGAGAAGGTGCGTTGACGACTGCAGCAACCGCGGCAACAACAAACATGAGGAAATCCGGAAGCTCGGTTAGATATAGAGAGTGCTTGAAAAACCACGCGGTGAACATCGGTGGACATGCGGTGGATGGGTGCGGGGAATTCATGGCGGCAGGCGAAGAGGGTTCCTTGGATGCACTCAAATGCGCTGCGTGTAACTGCCACCGAAATTTCCACCGCAAGGAGATTGATGGAGGTGAAGGAATATATCATCACCAGCAGCATCATCCCCAATTCTCTCCTTTCTATCGTGCTCCGCCACCTGCTGGATACCTACACTTTACGCCGCCCCCACAGCATAGGCGTTTAGCTCTACCGGCAGCATCTGGAGGGGGAGCCGGAGGTGCTATTATTGGTAGTGGGTACAGCAGGGAGGAAGAGGATGTGTCTAATCCAAGTAGTAGTGGTGGGGGCGGCGGAGGTGGTGGTGCTGCTAGTGGAAGTTCAAAGAAGAGGTTTAGGACTAAGTTTACGCAGGAGCAGAAGGACAAGATGTTGGATTTCTCAGAGAGGCTTGGATGGAGTATCCAAAAGCACGATGAGGCAGCGGTGGAGCAGTTTTGTGCAGAGAATGGAGTGAAAAGGCATGTGCTCAAGGTTTGGATGCACAATAACAAGCATACTCTTG GATGGATGGTGATGAAGATGAGGACCCTGTAA